The following are encoded together in the Leuconostoc mesenteroides subsp. mesenteroides ATCC 8293 genome:
- the ribF gene encoding riboflavin biosynthesis protein RibF — translation MTELIRLHYPILDFKKPVQQVVAMGFFDGVHRGHQAVLARAKAEAEKQGVPLAVLTYDPHPIVAFQTLKKPLRYLTPLAKKKSIMRQLGVDRVYVMQFTSKLAKLGGQQFVDEVVMQLNPVTVVAGFDHLYGAAGTDSDMLHLATYATNRFDVITVSEFDDYNQKVSSSTIRSMLDQGNVDGAAQQLGRVHSTSGIVVHGEARGRELGFPTANIQTPEEEWLPGIGIYAVKIKVYDTWYLGMASIGRNVTFGDARPITVEINILDYQEEIYGEFVQIQWCHYLRGEVKFENVQALIDQLNEDARQTRHYFNTKL, via the coding sequence ATGACAGAATTAATTCGTTTACATTATCCGATATTAGATTTTAAAAAGCCGGTTCAACAGGTCGTTGCAATGGGCTTTTTTGACGGTGTTCATCGCGGGCATCAGGCTGTTTTAGCTCGTGCGAAAGCAGAAGCTGAAAAACAAGGGGTGCCCTTGGCTGTGTTGACCTATGATCCACATCCAATTGTAGCTTTTCAGACGTTGAAAAAACCACTGCGTTATTTAACACCATTAGCCAAAAAGAAGTCCATCATGAGACAGCTAGGTGTTGATCGGGTTTATGTTATGCAATTTACTTCTAAACTTGCTAAATTAGGTGGTCAACAGTTTGTAGATGAGGTGGTCATGCAATTAAACCCTGTTACGGTGGTAGCAGGATTCGACCATTTGTATGGTGCAGCGGGAACGGATAGTGATATGCTACATTTAGCAACATATGCAACTAATCGCTTTGATGTTATTACTGTGTCTGAATTTGATGATTATAATCAGAAAGTTTCTTCTTCAACAATTCGATCTATGTTAGATCAGGGGAACGTAGATGGCGCCGCACAGCAGCTTGGTCGTGTCCATTCGACATCAGGTATAGTCGTCCATGGCGAAGCTAGAGGCCGTGAATTAGGCTTCCCAACTGCCAATATACAAACACCTGAAGAGGAATGGCTGCCTGGTATTGGTATCTATGCTGTAAAAATAAAAGTATATGATACTTGGTATCTAGGAATGGCTAGCATCGGACGCAATGTGACGTTTGGTGATGCTCGTCCAATCACAGTTGAAATTAACATTTTAGATTATCAAGAAGAAATATATGGTGAGTTTGTTCAGATACAATGGTGTCATTATCTGCGTGGTGAAGTGAAATTTGAAAACGTTCAAGCACTGATAGATCAACTTAATGAAGATGCAAGACAAACAAGGCATTATTTTAATACAAAATTATAA
- the grpE gene encoding nucleotide exchange factor GrpE: MTEKNEEVVEDKNISDQTDENLTEEIESEADDLQVEPDPKQAEIDKLTEQVNNLEEKLLRSQAEIQNIQQRNARELQNVRKYDGQKLASAVLPAVDNLERALQVEANDEVSKQIKTGVEMTLKTLNQALTDNGITSTGEIGESFDPTKHQAIQSVESDEVESDQIAQVLQKGYILQDRVIRPAMVAVAK, from the coding sequence GTGACAGAAAAAAACGAAGAAGTTGTAGAAGATAAGAACATTTCTGATCAAACTGATGAAAATTTGACCGAAGAAATTGAATCTGAAGCTGATGATTTACAGGTGGAGCCTGATCCGAAACAAGCGGAAATTGATAAGCTAACAGAGCAAGTTAACAACCTCGAAGAAAAATTATTACGTTCACAAGCAGAAATTCAAAATATACAACAGCGCAATGCGCGTGAACTACAAAATGTACGCAAGTATGATGGACAAAAATTAGCCAGTGCAGTATTGCCAGCCGTTGATAATTTGGAAAGAGCCCTTCAAGTTGAAGCTAACGATGAAGTGTCAAAGCAAATTAAAACAGGTGTGGAGATGACGCTTAAGACGTTAAATCAAGCTTTAACAGACAATGGTATTACGTCAACGGGTGAAATTGGTGAATCTTTTGATCCAACTAAGCACCAAGCAATTCAAAGTGTTGAGTCAGATGAAGTTGAATCTGACCAGATTGCACAAGTTTTGCAAAAGGGTTACATATTACAAGACCGCGTAATTCGACCAGCAATGGTTGCAGTGGCGAAATAA
- a CDS encoding DnaJ C-terminal domain-containing protein, with protein MNNTEYYDRLGVSKDASQDEIKKAYRKLSKKYHPDLNHEPGAEEKYKEVQEAFETLGDEQKRAQYDQFGPNGAQGGFGGQGGFGGQGGFSDFSDLGDIFSQMFGGGFDPNRPRKGQDLQYRMNLTFEEAIFGKETTIKFNRGDGKQHEIKVTVPAGVETGQQMRLSGQGESGVNGGPQGDLFVVFQVSPSRDGFERDGADVYLEQKISFVTAALGDEIQVKTVHGEVKLRIPAGTQTGKRFRLSGKGAPRLRGNGHGDQFVIVTVEVPTRLNKDQKKALEAFKEATDGTTKKKSFFDKL; from the coding sequence GTGAATAACACTGAATATTATGACCGTCTCGGCGTTAGTAAAGACGCCAGTCAAGATGAAATTAAAAAGGCTTATCGTAAGCTATCAAAAAAATACCATCCAGATTTGAATCATGAACCTGGTGCTGAAGAAAAATATAAAGAAGTTCAAGAAGCTTTTGAGACGCTAGGTGATGAACAAAAGCGTGCGCAATATGATCAATTTGGACCTAACGGCGCACAAGGTGGTTTTGGTGGCCAAGGCGGTTTTGGCGGCCAAGGTGGCTTTAGCGACTTCTCCGATTTGGGTGATATATTTAGTCAAATGTTTGGTGGCGGATTTGATCCAAATCGTCCGCGCAAAGGACAAGATTTACAGTACCGCATGAACTTGACTTTTGAAGAGGCCATTTTTGGTAAGGAAACTACGATTAAGTTTAACCGTGGTGATGGTAAGCAACACGAGATTAAGGTTACTGTACCTGCTGGTGTTGAAACTGGGCAGCAAATGCGTTTGAGTGGACAAGGTGAAAGTGGTGTTAATGGTGGACCACAAGGAGACTTGTTCGTTGTCTTCCAAGTATCACCATCAAGGGATGGATTTGAACGTGATGGTGCAGATGTCTACTTAGAACAAAAGATAAGCTTTGTGACAGCTGCGTTGGGTGACGAAATTCAAGTCAAGACGGTTCACGGTGAAGTGAAGTTAAGAATCCCAGCTGGTACTCAAACTGGTAAGCGTTTCCGCTTGAGTGGTAAGGGTGCTCCGCGTTTGCGTGGCAATGGACACGGAGATCAATTTGTTATTGTGACTGTCGAAGTACCGACACGACTTAATAAAGATCAGAAAAAGGCGTTGGAAGCTTTCAAGGAAGCTACCGACGGTACAACTAAGAAAAAGAGTTTCTTCGATAAATTGTAA
- the def gene encoding peptide deformylase, producing MTIRFTMDKITRDGDPVLRKTAASVPFPLSEEHAQLAKDMMEYLVVSQDEKQNEKYGLRPGVGLAAPQVGYSLRMSSILIPALDPEDTIDEPYFKGTIFNPVIISESVKRGALNVGEGCLSVDEDVPGFVPRAYRITVRYQDEDGNKQTIKLRDYPAIVFQHEIDHLHGHLYYDHINMQSPWEVDEDTKYID from the coding sequence ATGACAATCAGATTTACTATGGATAAAATCACACGGGACGGGGATCCCGTACTACGTAAAACGGCTGCGTCCGTTCCTTTCCCTTTGAGTGAAGAACACGCACAACTTGCTAAAGATATGATGGAATATTTAGTTGTATCTCAAGATGAAAAACAAAATGAGAAGTACGGTCTACGTCCAGGTGTTGGATTAGCTGCTCCACAAGTAGGCTACTCTTTGCGTATGTCATCAATTTTAATACCTGCACTTGACCCAGAAGACACAATTGACGAACCTTATTTTAAGGGCACAATTTTCAACCCTGTAATTATTTCAGAGTCCGTCAAGCGAGGTGCCTTAAACGTTGGTGAAGGTTGTCTATCAGTTGATGAAGATGTGCCTGGCTTTGTACCTCGTGCTTATCGAATAACAGTACGCTACCAGGATGAAGATGGTAATAAGCAAACAATTAAATTGCGCGACTATCCTGCCATTGTTTTCCAGCATGAAATCGATCACTTACATGGGCACTTATATTATGATCACATTAATATGCAATCGCCTTGGGAAGTTGATGAAGATACAAAATATATTGATTAA
- the truB gene encoding tRNA pseudouridine(55) synthase TruB — MTKNQIVDGLLVINKSRGMTSFDVVSRVRRIIGQKKVGHAGTLDPNVDGVLVVALGKATKLIDELQTRPKSYIGEITLGFSTETEDLDGEIVDQLDIVTPFSDQKIDQAIQQLNGEITQRPPMYSAVKVNGKRLYEYARNGETVERPVRKAVIHDFKRTSGIKFIEGKQVFKFEATVSKGTYIRTLAVDAGKIIGIPATMTQLTRTMGSGFKISEARDLDFLSTLSYEEVLKQVIPIREVLKWPTKNLSENEWFAVKNGQKISSWPANDSYLQLYYQNKLKAVYQYDEIEQLWRSRYVFDNQ, encoded by the coding sequence ATGACAAAGAATCAGATAGTTGATGGTTTGTTAGTTATCAATAAGTCTCGTGGCATGACATCTTTTGATGTTGTTAGTAGAGTACGCCGTATTATTGGTCAAAAAAAAGTTGGCCATGCTGGCACTTTAGATCCGAATGTTGATGGTGTCCTAGTAGTTGCTTTAGGTAAAGCGACAAAGTTGATTGATGAATTGCAAACACGGCCAAAAAGTTATATTGGTGAAATTACATTAGGGTTTTCAACAGAAACAGAGGACCTTGATGGTGAAATCGTTGATCAGCTGGATATCGTAACGCCTTTTTCTGACCAGAAAATTGATCAAGCGATACAGCAATTAAATGGCGAAATCACACAAAGGCCACCTATGTACTCTGCTGTAAAAGTTAATGGTAAGCGGCTCTATGAGTATGCTCGAAATGGTGAGACTGTTGAACGTCCAGTTCGTAAAGCGGTAATTCATGACTTTAAACGTACATCCGGTATTAAATTTATAGAAGGTAAGCAGGTATTCAAGTTTGAAGCCACAGTTTCCAAGGGCACGTATATTCGCACTTTAGCCGTAGATGCAGGCAAAATAATTGGGATCCCGGCAACAATGACACAATTAACTCGAACGATGGGGAGCGGATTCAAAATTTCTGAAGCACGTGACCTGGATTTTTTGTCCACACTATCGTATGAAGAAGTATTAAAACAAGTAATACCTATTAGAGAAGTATTGAAGTGGCCAACTAAAAATTTGAGTGAAAATGAATGGTTTGCTGTAAAAAATGGTCAGAAAATTTCTAGTTGGCCTGCAAATGACAGCTATTTGCAACTATATTATCAAAACAAACTGAAAGCAGTATATCAATATGACGAGATTGAGCAATTATGGCGCTCTCGTTATGTATTTGATAACCAATGA
- a CDS encoding PTS glucose transporter subunit IIA yields MNFWKRLFGSEKKLSQLKSTGQINATRLARNNDTPVLVAPVTGDLQKITDSRDEPFKTKNGVMLVPHSGNLMAPVSGIVTESTNDYLTLTDISEQTVTVTVVGTSNVVRLAQYGVGQQLHAGDVIGTTNQKVLSADHEALRIYVVWANQDLPNIRYGSVYAGQNVWQVGELQNDKESDS; encoded by the coding sequence ATGAACTTCTGGAAACGACTTTTTGGTTCAGAAAAAAAATTATCACAATTGAAGAGTACGGGTCAAATCAATGCGACTAGATTAGCGCGTAATAATGATACGCCTGTTTTAGTAGCGCCAGTGACTGGGGATTTACAAAAAATTACCGACAGCCGCGATGAACCCTTTAAAACTAAAAACGGGGTTATGCTAGTGCCGCATAGTGGTAATTTAATGGCACCGGTTTCGGGTATTGTTACTGAGTCCACTAATGATTATTTGACGCTGACAGATATTTCAGAACAGACTGTAACTGTAACTGTCGTGGGCACATCAAATGTCGTTCGGTTGGCTCAATACGGTGTAGGACAACAATTACATGCAGGTGATGTTATTGGAACGACAAATCAGAAGGTGCTATCTGCTGATCATGAAGCACTACGCATTTATGTTGTTTGGGCAAACCAAGACCTACCAAATATTCGGTATGGTTCTGTTTATGCAGGACAAAACGTCTGGCAAGTAGGGGAATTGCAAAATGACAAAGAATCAGATAGTTGA
- the dnaK gene encoding molecular chaperone DnaK: protein MSKIIGIDLGTTNSAVAVLEGGEPKIITNPDGGRTTPSVVSFKNGESQVGDVAKRQAITNPDTIISIKSHMGEAGYKVNANGKDYTPQEISAMILQYIKGYAEDYLGEKVEKAVITVPAYFNDAQRQATKDAGKIAGLEVERIINEPTAAALAYGLDKLDKDEKILVYDLGGGTFDVSILELGDGVFEVLSTNGDTHLGGDDFDNKVIDYLAEQFKSENGVDLKDDKLALQRLKDAAESAKKTLSSANEAQIDLPFIASGDNGPLHLQTSLTRAKFNELTADLIKKAEQPVLSALKDAGLSFSDIDEVILNGGSTRIPAVQESVKKMTGKEPNHSINPDEAVALGAAVQGGVITGDVKDVVLLDVTPLSLGIETMGGVFTKLIERNTTIPTSKSQVFSTAADNQPAVDIHVLQGERSMAADNKTLGRFQLADIPAAPRGVPQIEVTFDIDRNGIVNVSAKDLGTQKEQKITIQAAGGLSDEEIEKMMNDAKANEEADAKKKEAVDTRNEADQLIFQTEKTLEEVGDKLGDDEKKPTQDALEALKKAKEDAAADDADLTDLKAKSEELTKVAGELAMKLYQQAAPKDGAEGDAKSADDNTVDGDFEEVDPNKDDKK from the coding sequence ATGTCAAAAATTATTGGTATTGATTTAGGAACGACAAACTCAGCTGTTGCTGTCCTTGAAGGTGGCGAACCAAAGATCATCACAAATCCAGATGGTGGTCGTACAACACCTTCAGTTGTCTCATTTAAAAATGGCGAAAGTCAAGTGGGTGATGTTGCAAAGCGTCAAGCAATTACAAACCCAGACACGATTATTTCAATCAAGTCTCACATGGGTGAAGCTGGTTATAAAGTTAATGCCAATGGTAAAGACTACACACCACAAGAAATTTCAGCAATGATTTTGCAATATATTAAGGGCTATGCTGAAGATTACTTAGGTGAAAAGGTTGAAAAAGCTGTTATCACAGTTCCTGCCTACTTTAACGACGCACAACGTCAAGCTACTAAGGATGCCGGTAAGATTGCTGGTCTGGAAGTAGAACGTATCATTAACGAACCAACAGCTGCCGCATTGGCTTATGGTTTGGACAAGCTAGATAAGGATGAAAAAATTCTTGTCTATGACTTAGGTGGTGGAACATTCGATGTGTCAATCCTTGAATTAGGAGATGGCGTGTTTGAAGTTTTGTCAACAAACGGTGATACTCATCTTGGTGGTGATGACTTTGATAACAAAGTTATTGACTATTTGGCAGAACAATTTAAGTCAGAAAATGGTGTTGATTTAAAGGATGACAAATTAGCTTTGCAACGTTTGAAGGATGCCGCAGAATCAGCTAAGAAGACTTTGTCATCTGCAAACGAAGCTCAAATTGATTTGCCATTTATTGCTTCAGGTGATAACGGACCATTGCACTTACAGACATCATTGACACGTGCAAAGTTTAACGAATTAACAGCTGATTTGATTAAGAAAGCAGAGCAACCTGTTTTGAGTGCTTTGAAGGATGCCGGATTGTCATTCTCTGACATCGACGAGGTTATCTTGAACGGTGGTTCAACTCGTATTCCAGCCGTACAAGAATCTGTTAAGAAGATGACAGGTAAGGAACCTAACCACTCAATTAACCCTGATGAAGCTGTTGCTTTGGGCGCTGCCGTTCAAGGTGGTGTCATTACTGGTGATGTTAAGGATGTTGTTTTGCTTGATGTTACACCATTGTCATTGGGTATTGAGACAATGGGTGGTGTGTTCACTAAGTTGATTGAACGCAACACAACGATTCCAACTTCAAAGTCACAAGTATTCTCAACTGCAGCTGACAATCAACCAGCTGTTGACATTCATGTTTTGCAAGGTGAACGTTCAATGGCTGCCGACAACAAGACATTGGGTCGATTCCAATTAGCAGATATTCCGGCCGCACCACGTGGTGTACCTCAAATTGAAGTGACATTTGACATTGATCGTAACGGTATTGTTAATGTTTCTGCTAAGGACTTAGGAACACAGAAGGAGCAAAAGATTACAATCCAAGCTGCTGGTGGTTTGTCAGACGAAGAAATTGAAAAGATGATGAACGATGCCAAGGCAAACGAAGAGGCTGATGCTAAGAAGAAAGAAGCTGTCGATACACGCAACGAAGCTGATCAATTGATTTTCCAAACTGAAAAGACTTTGGAAGAAGTTGGTGACAAGTTGGGTGACGATGAAAAGAAGCCAACACAAGACGCTTTGGAAGCTTTGAAAAAAGCTAAGGAAGATGCCGCAGCTGATGATGCTGATTTGACAGATTTGAAGGCTAAGTCAGAAGAATTAACTAAGGTAGCTGGTGAATTAGCAATGAAGTTGTATCAACAAGCAGCGCCAAAGGACGGAGCTGAAGGAGACGCAAAGTCTGCTGATGACAACACAGTTGATGGTGATTTTGAAGAAGTTGATCCAAATAAAGACGACAAGAAGTAA
- the hrcA gene encoding heat-inducible transcriptional repressor HrcA has translation MALTERQKLILTAIIYEYTQREHAVGSKSLQEHLDIKISSATIRNEMAALESDDLIKKLHTSAGRVPSYEGYRYYLDHLMMTRRSTDRDVQAVIQSFRGNFHEIDDLLDETARTLSNLTGYTALILKPRRIDIKVSGFRLVPLEGHQLIAVLVTNDGKVTSQTFKLPNEMAIESLESMVAYINDQMVGRPVNDVLRMMQSDELPTQMSRMIKTPAAFLQLFGDVLARSNGDNVHIGGRLNVLDFSKETDIADVKPLLEFLNNAEDVRQIASPTRDVQVKIGREIGEPLLSEFSLITRGFLVPNQGSGIIALLGPIPMSYSTNTLLTDAFGEALSRKMIEYT, from the coding sequence ATGGCGCTAACAGAACGACAAAAGTTAATCTTAACCGCCATTATTTATGAGTATACACAGCGTGAGCATGCGGTTGGTTCAAAAAGTCTACAAGAACATCTAGATATTAAAATTAGCTCTGCTACGATTCGTAACGAAATGGCAGCGCTAGAATCCGATGATCTTATAAAAAAATTGCATACTTCTGCTGGTCGTGTACCATCATACGAAGGGTATCGTTATTATTTAGATCACCTGATGATGACACGCAGATCGACTGATCGCGATGTACAAGCGGTCATTCAATCATTCCGTGGAAACTTCCATGAGATAGATGATTTGCTAGACGAAACAGCTAGGACTTTATCAAATTTAACTGGTTATACTGCGTTAATTTTGAAGCCAAGGCGAATTGATATTAAAGTTTCGGGATTTCGATTGGTTCCATTGGAGGGCCATCAGCTGATTGCAGTATTGGTTACTAATGATGGTAAAGTGACTAGCCAGACATTTAAATTACCAAATGAAATGGCGATTGAATCGTTAGAAAGTATGGTTGCATACATCAATGATCAGATGGTCGGTCGACCGGTTAATGATGTGTTGCGTATGATGCAGTCTGATGAGTTGCCTACGCAAATGAGTCGCATGATTAAAACGCCGGCAGCTTTTTTGCAACTATTTGGCGACGTGTTAGCACGATCGAACGGAGATAACGTCCATATTGGCGGCCGATTGAATGTTCTAGACTTTAGTAAAGAAACAGATATCGCTGATGTGAAGCCTCTGTTGGAATTTTTGAACAATGCTGAGGATGTTAGACAAATTGCTTCGCCAACACGAGATGTTCAAGTTAAAATTGGACGTGAGATTGGCGAGCCATTACTTTCAGAGTTCAGCTTGATTACGCGTGGATTTTTGGTACCAAATCAAGGAAGTGGTATTATTGCTTTACTTGGTCCAATTCCTATGTCATATAGTACCAATACGTTGCTTACAGACGCGTTTGGTGAAGCGTTAAGTCGCAAAATGATTGAATATACATAG